In the genome of Porphyrobacter sp. ULC335, one region contains:
- a CDS encoding O-antigen ligase family protein produces the protein MTNRESTGKASSHGGAGGLSGAVLAASGPWLLWVGVFIIALALLGGSSRADPIQNAILRPIAALLLIPALYRLRAADLANFRAMIVLGSVMLGWMILQLVPLPPTLWQSLPGRESIARLDQLAGIEGVWRPLSLAPFRGLDAALGMVVPVAALLLALSARLKAQAILLAITAMGLINAAFGILQVIGGPKSPFYLFALTSRGAPAGIFANENHSAVFSSIVLLVIARLAISGPAGNLPKWVRLSLAPASLFVLLAVLISGSRAGLATTVLALGAGGLMLWFGLRAGETPSSRKGSSAGTDRRFGLALLAGGATAVVAVVAAFLLLDRAPAAGDLLTSKSFEDLRWSLWPVLTEMMRDHWLVGTGFGSFDAVYRSYEPTALLLPLYVNHAHNDWAQLVIEGGLPAATCLLGMLGWVSASIWRIARRTPGSGALVVFWAAWLAIMMAASAVDYPLRTPIFQAVSVWLMLCLAFDSMASKAGANE, from the coding sequence ATGACAAACCGGGAGAGCACCGGCAAGGCCTCGTCACATGGCGGAGCGGGCGGCCTGTCCGGCGCGGTCTTGGCTGCATCCGGCCCATGGCTGCTCTGGGTGGGAGTGTTTATCATCGCACTCGCGCTTCTGGGCGGCAGCTCCCGCGCCGATCCGATCCAGAATGCCATTCTGCGTCCGATCGCGGCCTTGCTGCTGATCCCCGCGCTCTACCGCCTGCGCGCCGCTGACCTCGCAAACTTCAGGGCGATGATTGTCCTCGGCAGCGTGATGCTCGGCTGGATGATCCTCCAGCTGGTCCCGCTTCCGCCCACCCTGTGGCAGTCATTGCCGGGACGGGAGAGTATTGCGAGGCTTGACCAGCTTGCCGGCATAGAGGGGGTTTGGCGGCCGCTTTCCCTTGCCCCGTTCCGCGGACTGGACGCCGCGCTTGGCATGGTTGTTCCGGTTGCTGCGCTGCTTCTGGCGCTGTCTGCGCGGTTGAAGGCGCAGGCGATCTTGCTCGCCATCACCGCCATGGGCCTGATCAATGCCGCTTTCGGCATCCTGCAAGTGATCGGCGGGCCGAAGAGCCCCTTCTATCTGTTCGCATTGACAAGCCGGGGCGCGCCAGCGGGCATCTTCGCCAACGAGAACCATTCTGCCGTGTTCTCTTCGATCGTCCTTCTGGTCATCGCACGGCTGGCGATCAGCGGCCCGGCGGGCAATCTGCCAAAATGGGTCAGGTTGTCGCTGGCTCCGGCAAGCCTTTTCGTGCTGCTTGCCGTGCTGATCAGCGGATCTCGCGCAGGGCTTGCCACCACGGTGCTTGCGCTGGGGGCAGGGGGGCTGATGCTATGGTTCGGGTTGCGGGCAGGGGAAACGCCCTCGTCCCGCAAGGGCTCATCGGCAGGCACCGACCGTCGCTTCGGCCTTGCTCTGCTGGCAGGCGGGGCGACGGCCGTCGTTGCTGTCGTCGCGGCATTTCTGCTGCTTGACCGGGCGCCCGCCGCCGGAGACCTCCTGACGAGCAAATCTTTCGAGGACCTGCGCTGGTCGCTGTGGCCGGTCCTGACGGAGATGATGAGAGATCACTGGCTGGTCGGCACCGGCTTCGGATCGTTTGACGCCGTCTATCGCAGCTACGAGCCGACCGCCCTGCTTCTGCCGCTCTATGTCAATCATGCGCATAATGACTGGGCGCAGCTGGTGATAGAGGGCGGGCTGCCGGCGGCAACCTGTCTGCTCGGGATGCTGGGGTGGGTGTCAGCGAGTATCTGGCGGATTGCCCGCCGCACGCCTGGGTCTGGCGCGCTGGTGGTTTTCTGGGCGGCATGGCTGGCGATCATGATGGCTGCCTCGGCGGTCGATTACCCGCTGCGGACTCCGATTTTTCAAGCCGTGTCGGTATGGCTGATGCTGTGCCTTGCTTTCGACAGCATGGCGTCAAAGGCCGGGGCGAACGAATAG
- a CDS encoding polysaccharide biosynthesis/export family protein, translating into MVSNLRHIVVLAIAGLTASCAYDRSVGLAPEIEVTALESLPAPRIETAYLIGPQEALQIEVVGAATLSGTYLTDVGGQLAFPLAGIVDIAGRSPTEAAQMIADKLRGQYLLDPQVRVIPKDFPAPSISIGGQVTKPGNYPAAGQPTLLRMVNLSGGLTDSARLDDVLILRTVANQRYIGVYNLGAIQRGNYPDPQLFPNDIVMVGDSPERRRLDILLQVLPPVITTAAILIAQ; encoded by the coding sequence ATGGTTTCGAATCTGCGACATATTGTTGTTCTTGCCATCGCCGGGCTGACCGCCTCGTGCGCCTATGACCGCTCCGTCGGGCTTGCGCCTGAGATCGAGGTGACCGCGCTCGAATCGCTCCCCGCTCCGCGGATTGAAACCGCCTATCTGATCGGCCCGCAGGAAGCGCTGCAGATCGAGGTGGTCGGTGCCGCGACGCTCAGCGGGACTTACCTGACCGATGTAGGGGGGCAATTGGCCTTCCCGCTGGCCGGGATCGTGGACATCGCAGGCCGATCGCCAACCGAAGCGGCGCAGATGATCGCCGACAAACTGCGCGGCCAATATCTGCTCGACCCGCAGGTGAGAGTGATCCCCAAGGATTTCCCCGCTCCGTCCATCTCCATCGGGGGGCAAGTGACCAAGCCGGGGAACTATCCTGCCGCCGGCCAGCCGACGCTTTTGCGGATGGTGAACCTGTCAGGCGGGCTGACCGATTCTGCGAGGCTGGACGATGTCCTCATCCTCAGAACGGTGGCCAATCAACGCTATATCGGCGTCTATAATCTCGGGGCGATCCAGCGAGGGAATTACCCCGATCCGCAGCTTTTTCCCAATGACATCGTGATGGTCGGCGATTCGCCAGAGCGGCGGCGCCTGGACATTCTGCTCCAGGTTCTTCCGCCGGTCATTACGACTGCCGCGATCCTGATTGCACAGTGA
- a CDS encoding GumC family protein, protein MAAALLVGLIATLLATSLYRASSRIEVSQITTNVTSVDSVKSDTRVSALQYLTTQYELLSSKFMAARVADAGNLLRDEAFIAAVGLDQAQGVTDKDIQNALLEGISISPIEQSSLVDIEFSSSSPAVSAKVANLWAAEFIKANYEKRFGANIEARDFLSKQIAELRERLSISERELVQYANANGILVLEAAGNETGSETATQTLIASDLTALNEALAAAVTDRITAEASQMTGDFPAQDPRSSLKAELARKEAELASLRSNFGPKFPPLLEKEAEVASLKSSLSADSRAALRSAAARERELRAKLEQAKGSFLGQQELTIQYGILKREVDTNRQLYDALLQRFKELEASGAGQNNIELIDQADAPQVPYSPNLVQNLLIALASGIVLAVGLVYLRVLLSQTVKDPQDVTRRLGLPVLGLIPKSSAEDMRSEIMTRSSEVSEAYKSARTNLTFLTPQGAPQVLMIASSVPSEGKSISCLALATSFVHLGKKTLLIDADLRNSRMQSLIGEELENKGGLVALLTNNSSSLDEQVSTIEDFGFDFIPHGHTPPNPVELLAGHRFRELLAEARLRYDMILIDSAPMLSLADAVELSRAVDGVVYVIESDRIKIRAIENAIHRLTRTGAQVYGAIVTKLNADNVGYGYGYGYGYGYGYGSESDAAREPKAK, encoded by the coding sequence GTGGCGGCCGCGCTGCTGGTCGGCCTTATTGCAACCCTGCTTGCAACCTCGCTCTATCGCGCAAGCTCGCGCATCGAGGTGTCGCAGATCACGACGAATGTGACGTCGGTCGACAGTGTGAAGAGCGACACGCGGGTCTCGGCACTTCAGTACCTGACGACGCAATACGAGCTCTTGTCATCAAAGTTCATGGCGGCGCGGGTGGCCGATGCCGGCAACCTGCTTCGGGATGAAGCCTTCATCGCCGCTGTCGGCCTCGATCAGGCGCAGGGGGTTACTGATAAAGACATCCAGAATGCCCTGCTTGAAGGCATATCGATTTCGCCGATCGAGCAGTCCAGCCTCGTCGACATCGAATTTTCAAGTTCGTCCCCCGCGGTATCGGCCAAGGTCGCCAACCTCTGGGCTGCGGAATTCATCAAGGCCAATTACGAAAAGCGGTTCGGCGCAAACATCGAAGCGCGTGATTTCCTGAGCAAGCAGATCGCCGAACTGCGCGAGCGGCTGTCCATCTCCGAGCGGGAGCTGGTCCAATATGCCAACGCGAACGGAATCCTTGTGCTTGAAGCGGCCGGCAACGAAACCGGATCGGAAACCGCGACGCAGACATTGATCGCGTCCGATCTGACGGCGCTGAACGAAGCTCTGGCCGCGGCGGTGACTGATCGCATCACGGCCGAAGCGTCGCAGATGACGGGCGATTTCCCCGCGCAGGATCCGCGCAGTTCCCTGAAGGCGGAACTGGCGAGGAAAGAAGCCGAGCTCGCCAGCTTGCGCTCAAACTTCGGGCCGAAGTTTCCACCTTTGTTGGAAAAAGAAGCCGAAGTCGCTTCTCTGAAGTCCTCCCTGTCGGCGGATTCCCGCGCGGCTTTGCGCTCGGCAGCAGCCCGCGAACGGGAATTGCGGGCCAAGCTCGAACAAGCGAAGGGAAGCTTCCTCGGCCAGCAGGAATTGACCATCCAGTATGGCATTCTCAAGCGCGAGGTCGATACGAACCGGCAGCTATACGACGCGCTGCTGCAGCGCTTCAAGGAGCTTGAAGCGTCCGGTGCCGGCCAGAACAATATCGAGCTGATCGATCAGGCTGATGCCCCGCAGGTGCCCTATTCCCCGAACCTTGTGCAGAACCTGCTCATCGCCCTCGCGTCCGGCATCGTTCTGGCTGTTGGCTTGGTCTACCTTCGCGTCTTGCTGAGCCAGACGGTCAAGGATCCGCAGGACGTCACGCGCCGTCTTGGCCTGCCCGTGCTCGGCCTCATTCCCAAATCCTCTGCCGAGGATATGCGCAGCGAGATCATGACGCGTTCCTCGGAGGTCAGCGAGGCATACAAGTCGGCAAGGACCAATCTCACCTTCCTGACGCCGCAAGGTGCGCCGCAGGTGCTGATGATTGCGTCCTCCGTGCCCTCAGAAGGCAAGAGCATTTCCTGTCTCGCGCTGGCGACAAGCTTCGTGCATCTCGGCAAAAAGACCCTGCTGATCGATGCGGACCTGCGCAATTCGCGGATGCAGAGCCTGATCGGCGAAGAACTGGAGAACAAGGGCGGACTGGTTGCGCTTTTGACCAATAATTCGTCCAGTCTGGATGAACAGGTGAGCACGATCGAGGACTTCGGGTTCGATTTCATCCCCCACGGCCACACCCCGCCGAACCCGGTCGAACTGCTCGCCGGTCATCGCTTCAGGGAGCTGCTGGCCGAGGCGCGGCTGCGTTACGACATGATCCTGATCGACAGTGCGCCGATGCTGTCCCTTGCTGACGCGGTGGAGCTGTCGCGTGCGGTCGACGGCGTGGTCTACGTGATCGAGTCCGACCGGATCAAGATCAGGGCCATTGAGAACGCCATCCACCGCCTGACGCGCACGGGCGCGCAGGTCTATGGCGCGATCGTCACCAAGCTGAACGCCGACAATGTCGGCTATGGCTACGGTTATGGCTACGGATATGGATACGGCTACGGGTCGGAGTCCGATGCGGCGAGGGAACCGAAGGCGAAGTGA
- a CDS encoding glycosyltransferase family 4 protein: MKVLMATRYDASGASSRLRHMHYAGALSAAGIETACAPFFDSAYIERLYAQRPTGFQATAAYIRRIGQLRRAGAVDVLWLEKEAFPWLPWAVENGLLPKGVPLVLDLDDAVFHNYDLHRSGIVRHLLGDKIDRLMARAALVTAGNPYLADRARAAGAARVEIVPTVVDLNAYVPRPAHGAGDMARIGWIGTPSTWQAYVQPMLPLLAQAAQDAGARIMAVGAGHAATAHPLLDSLPWSEETEVAHIHQMRIGIMPLADTPWAKGKCGYKLIQYMACGLPVIASPVGVNGDIVEHGVNGFLARTEDDWRVAIRTLLHDPDLGQRMGAAGRKKVEEHYSLQAWGPRVATMLLGVAKGEKLP; this comes from the coding sequence GTGAAGGTGCTGATGGCAACCCGCTATGACGCATCGGGCGCCTCCAGTCGCTTGCGGCACATGCACTATGCCGGCGCGCTCAGTGCGGCGGGGATCGAGACCGCGTGCGCGCCGTTCTTTGATAGCGCTTATATCGAGCGTCTGTACGCCCAGCGCCCGACGGGGTTTCAGGCGACCGCCGCCTATATCCGCCGCATAGGGCAGCTGCGCCGGGCGGGCGCCGTTGACGTGCTGTGGCTTGAGAAGGAGGCGTTCCCATGGCTTCCATGGGCGGTCGAGAACGGGCTCTTGCCCAAGGGTGTGCCGCTTGTCCTCGATCTCGATGACGCGGTGTTTCACAATTACGACCTCCACCGGTCGGGGATTGTCCGCCATCTGCTCGGAGACAAGATTGACCGGTTGATGGCGCGGGCAGCGCTGGTGACGGCGGGCAACCCCTATCTCGCCGATCGTGCACGGGCTGCGGGCGCGGCGCGGGTCGAGATCGTGCCGACTGTCGTCGATTTGAACGCCTATGTGCCAAGACCCGCCCACGGGGCAGGGGACATGGCAAGAATTGGCTGGATCGGCACGCCCAGCACATGGCAAGCCTATGTCCAGCCGATGCTGCCGCTGCTGGCACAGGCCGCGCAGGATGCCGGCGCGCGGATCATGGCGGTCGGCGCGGGGCATGCGGCAACGGCCCACCCTCTGCTCGATAGCCTGCCATGGAGCGAGGAGACCGAGGTCGCGCACATTCACCAGATGCGTATCGGGATCATGCCGCTGGCCGACACACCCTGGGCAAAGGGCAAGTGCGGCTACAAGCTCATCCAGTACATGGCGTGCGGGCTGCCCGTGATTGCCTCACCCGTCGGCGTGAATGGCGACATTGTCGAGCATGGCGTCAACGGGTTCCTCGCCCGGACCGAGGACGATTGGCGCGTTGCGATCCGGACATTGCTTCACGACCCGGATCTGGGCCAGCGCATGGGTGCTGCGGGCCGCAAGAAGGTGGAAGAGCACTATTCGCTCCAGGCCTGGGGGCCGCGAGTGGCGACAATGCTGCTGGGCGTGGCAAAGGGCGAAAAACTGCCGTGA
- a CDS encoding EpsG family protein: protein MIYILFALVLFVFSHASLRYKKLRRQAYYPVLLALFVFAAFRFQVGCDWSGYYYQYVAAEDVSEDLIANLNEPIWWLIMRLIKSQGFSYPVINIVSSAIFFYGVHVLARRQPDPLAFLVFLLPILVINMPMSGIRQGAAIGLICIAFGAFIDRRPLRFVLWVLIAGGFHTSALVFLILAPLATGRYSKERLTAAAIIAIPGLLFLAGGISAGVAATRYIGNGIDASGAIFRVGAIFLTAVYFYYFLRKKWERNFSRDFSLVSIGAMGMTFAMLLLLVSSVIADRFAYYLIPIQAVMFARLPFIQFRSGKWLHVALPYVALMTMLVGWTQTSSLFEQCYLPYQSWIFGMPAGDILKEGVFE from the coding sequence GTGATCTACATCCTCTTCGCCCTCGTGCTGTTCGTGTTCAGCCATGCCTCGTTGCGGTACAAGAAGCTGCGGCGGCAGGCCTACTATCCCGTCCTGCTGGCACTATTCGTGTTTGCGGCCTTCCGCTTTCAAGTCGGGTGCGATTGGTCGGGATACTACTATCAATATGTCGCCGCCGAGGATGTCTCGGAAGACCTGATAGCCAATCTGAATGAGCCGATCTGGTGGCTCATCATGAGACTGATCAAAAGTCAGGGTTTCAGCTACCCCGTCATCAATATCGTATCGAGCGCGATCTTCTTCTACGGCGTCCATGTTCTGGCGCGCAGGCAGCCGGACCCGCTGGCATTTCTGGTCTTTCTGCTGCCGATCCTTGTCATCAACATGCCGATGTCGGGGATCAGGCAGGGGGCGGCGATCGGCCTGATCTGCATCGCCTTTGGCGCCTTCATCGATCGACGGCCGTTGCGTTTCGTCCTGTGGGTGCTGATTGCCGGAGGCTTCCACACCAGTGCTCTGGTGTTTCTGATCTTGGCGCCTCTGGCGACCGGCCGCTACAGCAAAGAACGCCTGACCGCGGCGGCGATCATCGCCATTCCCGGCCTGCTCTTTCTCGCGGGCGGGATCAGTGCGGGCGTGGCGGCCACCCGCTACATCGGCAACGGCATCGATGCCTCCGGCGCAATCTTCCGGGTCGGGGCCATTTTTCTGACGGCGGTCTATTTCTATTATTTTCTCCGGAAGAAATGGGAGCGCAATTTCAGCCGCGATTTCAGCCTTGTCAGCATCGGTGCGATGGGGATGACCTTCGCCATGCTCCTGTTGCTCGTTTCGAGCGTCATCGCTGATCGCTTTGCCTATTATCTCATTCCCATTCAGGCGGTGATGTTTGCGCGGCTGCCCTTCATCCAGTTCCGGTCAGGCAAGTGGCTGCACGTGGCATTGCCCTATGTGGCGCTGATGACCATGCTTGTCGGCTGGACTCAGACATCATCATTGTTCGAGCAGTGCTACCTGCCGTACCAGAGCTGGATTTTCGGGATGCCCGCGGGCGATATCCTGAAAGAAGGGGTGTTCGAATGA